In Saccharomyces cerevisiae S288C chromosome XV, complete sequence, the following proteins share a genomic window:
- the SPO21 gene encoding Spo21p (Component of the meiotic outer plaque of the spindle pole body; involved in modifying the meiotic outer plaque that is required prior to prospore membrane formation; SPO21 has a paralog, YSW1, that arose from the whole genome duplication): MDNILKASNMEGTSTMTVTSRSSEDSSCISNHEQDTDTHKDGDTSGLENSKISKRKWMKEFFKLSKSPASKSSRSIGSMKSNQSLVSMKSSDDGNSYKNDYSSICGNSLPSAGLSRSNSVKELKLDSTGSQRSKNNVAMLARSSTTSQTTCSSSSSSSSYNSIKGNENDILLQNNNHFRHNKEIPQSKGSSNINTASIMSQYNVDTQATAIMSDMQKQYDSQQMTSPFVNEDLHFDPNGEVSHVIKAIFKEIGYKYDDFSDIPVFQLMQEMYQLVKKNSSARRTKITDYASKLKEKEAQLKSQNDKILKLETTNKAYKTKYKEVSLENKKIKEAFKELDNESYNHDEELLKKYKYTRETLDRVNREQQLIIDQNEFLKKSVNELQNEVNATNFKFSLFKEKYAKLADSITELNTSTKKREALGENLTFECNELKEICLKYKKNIENISNTNKNLQNSFKNERKKVLDLRNERNLLKKEILLIECHGSYSLLLVSNILTCYRFLLPSDTIIETESLIKELLNMNNSLSNHVSSSDEPPAEYSKRLELKCVEFEEKLLYFYQELVTKKIIDVIYKCFINYYKKSRQTDQKSNQNSSTPYKQSQRQVPHSIK; encoded by the coding sequence ATGgataatattttaaagGCATCAAATATGGAAGGGACTTCAACAATGACAGTTACCTCGCGTAGTTCTGAAGACTCTAGTTGTATCTCAAATCATGAACAAGATACCGATACACATAAGGACGGCGACACAAGTGGTCTGGAAAACAGTAAAATTTCGAAGAGAAAGTGGATGAAAGAGTTTTTTAAACTTTCCAAATCTCCAGCTTCCAAAAGCAGCCGGAGTATAGGTTCCATGAAAAGTAACCAGAGCCTCGTTTCAATGAAAAGTAGTGACGATGGCAACAGTTATAAAAATGATTACTCTTCTATCTGTGGTAACAGCCTTCCATCTGCAGGCTTGAGTCGTTCGAATAGTgtgaaagaattaaaattaGATTCAACTGGAAGTCAGagatcaaaaaataatgttGCCATGTTAGCACGTTCTTCTACAACATCTCAGACAACgtgctcttcttcttcatcatcatcttcttaTAACTCTATAaaaggaaatgaaaatgatattttattgCAGAATAACAATCACTTTAGGCATAACAAAGAAATTCCTCAAAGTAAAGGGAGCTCCAACATTAACACCGCATCGATTATGAGCCAATACAATGTCGATACGCAAGCAACCGCTATAATGAGCGATATGCAAAAGCAATACGACTCGCAACAGATGACATCACCATTTGTAAACGAAGACTTGCATTTCGATCCAAATGGTGAAGTTTCACACGTAATAAAAgcaatttttaaagaaattggtTATAAATACGATGATTTCAGTGATATTCCtgtttttcaattaatGCAAGAAATGTATCAACtagtgaagaagaattccAGCGCTAGAAGAACAAAGATAACAGACTATGCCTCTAAacttaaagaaaaagaagcgCAATTAAAAAGTCAAAAtgacaaaattttgaagttaGAAACAACAAACAAGGCCTACAAAACTAAATACAAGGAGGTCTCTCtggaaaataagaaaataaaagaggCTTTCAAAGAACTAGACAATGAGTCATACAATCACGATGAGGAattactaaaaaaatacaaatataCTAGGGAAACCTTAGATAGGGTCAATAGAGAACAGCAATTAATCATTGATCAAAACgagtttttgaagaaaagtgTCAATGAACTACAAAATGAGGTTAATGCTACCAACTTCAAGTTCTCTttatttaaagaaaaatatgcaAAATTAGCTGATAGCATCACTGAATTGAATACCTCTacgaaaaaaagagaggcCCTGGGAGAAAACTTAACTTTTGAATGCAatgaattaaaagaaatatgtttgaaatacaaaaaaaacatcgaaaatatatcaaatacCAATAagaatttacaaaattcgttcaaaaatgaaaggaaaaaagttttAGATTTGAGAAATGAGagaaatttgttgaaaaaggaaatacTGTTGATTGAATGTCATGGTTCATATTCTCTACTCCTTGTATCTAATATTCTGACATGTTATCGGTTCTTACTGCCAAGTGATACTATTATTGAAACTGAAAGCTTAATTAAGGAGCTACTCAACATGAATAATTCACTTTCGAACCATGTGTCTTCTTCTGACGAGCCTCCAGCGGAGTACTCGAAAAGATTAGAATTAAAATGTGTAGAGTTTGAGGAAAAGTTACTTTATTTCTATCAAGAACTTGTgacgaagaaaattatAGACGTCATTTACAAGTGCTTTATTAATTATTACAAGAAAAGTAGGCAAACTGACCAAAAATCCAATCAGAACTCCAGCACTCCGTATAAACAAAGCCAAAGACAAGTTCCGCACTCCATCAAGTGA
- the MSH2 gene encoding mismatch repair ATPase MSH2 (Protein that binds to DNA mismatches; forms heterodimers with Msh3p and Msh6p that bind to DNA mismatches to initiate the mismatch repair process; contains a Walker ATP-binding motif required for repair activity and involved in interstrand cross-link repair; Msh2p-Msh6p binds to and hydrolyzes ATP; required for silencing at the silent mating-type loci and telomeres), whose protein sequence is MSSTRPELKFSDVSEERNFYKKYTGLPKKPLKTIRLVDKGDYYTVIGSDAIFVADSVYHTQSVLKNCQLDPVTAKNFHEPTKYVTVSLQVLATLLKLCLLDLGYKVEIYDKGWKLIKSASPGNIEQVNELMNMNIDSSIIIASLKVQWNSQDGNCIIGVAFIDTTAYKVGMLDIVDNEVYSNLESFLIQLGVKECLVQDLTSNSNSNAEMQKVINVIDRCGCVVTLLKNSEFSEKDVELDLTKLLGDDLALSLPQKYSKLSMGACNALIGYLQLLSEQDQVGKYELVEHKLKEFMKLDASAIKALNLFPQGPQNPFGSNNLAVSGFTSAGNSGKVTSLFQLLNHCKTNAGVRLLNEWLKQPLTNIDEINKRHDLVDYLIDQIELRQMLTSEYLPMIPDIRRLTKKLNKRGNLEDVLKIYQFSKRIPEIVQVFTSFLEDDSPTEPVNELVRSVWLAPLSHHVEPLSKFEEMVETTVDLDAYEENNEFMIKVEFNEELGKIRSKLDTLRDEIHSIHLDSAEDLGFDPDKKLKLENHHLHGWCMRLTRNDAKELRKHKKYIELSTVKAGIFFSTKQLKSIANETNILQKEYDKQQSALVREIINITLTYTPVFEKLSLVLAHLDVIASFAHTSSYAPIPYIRPKLHPMDSERRTHLISSRHPVLEMQDDISFISNDVTLESGKGDFLIITGPNMGGKSTYIRQVGVISLMAQIGCFVPCEEAEIAIVDAILCRVGAGDSQLKGVSTFMVEILETASILKNASKNSLIIVDELGRGTSTYDGFGLAWAIAEHIASKIGCFALFATHFHELTELSEKLPNVKNMHVVAHIEKNLKEQKHDDEDITLLYKVEPGISDQSFGIHVAEVVQFPEKIVKMAKRKANELDDLKTNNEDLKKAKLSLQEVNEGNIRLKALLKEWIRKVKEEGLHDPSKITEEASQHKIQELLRAIANEPEKENDNYLKYIKALLL, encoded by the coding sequence ATGTCCTCCACTAGGCCAGAGCTAAAATTCTCTGATGTATCAGAGGAGAGAAACTTCTATAAGAAGTATACAGGGTTGCCGAAGAAACCATTAAAAACCATTAGATTAGTGGATAAAGGCGACTATTACACAGTTATAGGTTCAGATGCGATATTTGTGGCAGATTCAGTCTATCATACTCAATCTGTTTTAAAGAACTGCCAATTGGACCCTGTAACGGCAAAGAACTTCCATGAACCAACTAAATATGTTACTGTTTCGCTACAAGTTCTTGCCACTCTGCTGAAGTTATGTTTGTTGGATCTGGGATATAAAGTTGAGATATACGATAAGGGTTggaaattaataaaaagcGCATCTCCAGGGAACATTGAGCAAGTTAATGAGCTAATGAATATGAATATTGATTCGAGTATCATCATTGCAAGTTTGAAAGTTCAATGGAATTCCCAAGATGGAAACTGCATTATTGGAGTTGCTTTCATTGATACCACTGCATACAAGGTGGGAATGCTTGATATTGTCGATAATGAAGTGTATTCCAACCTAGAGAGTTTCTTGATTCAATTGGGTGTAAAGGAATGTTTGGTGCAGGACTTGacatcaaattcaaactCCAATGCTGAAATGCAGAAAGTAATAAATGTAATTGATCGCTGTGGGTGCGTCGTTacattattgaaaaactcagaattttctgaaaaagaTGTCGAACTGGATTTAACCAAGTTACTGGGCGATGATTTGGCATTATCGTTACCACAAAAATACTCTAAATTATCTATGGGTGCATGCAATGCATTGATTGGATATTTACAATTGCTCTCAGAGCAAGATCAAGTAGGCAAGTATGAATTAGTTGAACATAAATTAAAGGAGTTTATGAAGTTGGATGCCTCCGCTATTAAAGCCCTTAATTTATTCCCACAAGGACCACAAAATCCATTTGGTAGCAACAATTTAGCTGTATCTGGATTTACGAGTGCTGGTAATTCTGGTAAAGTAACTTCTCTTTTCCAGTTACTGAATCATTGCAAAACAAATGCTGGTGTTCGGCTTTTAAATGAATGGTTGAAGCAACCACTGACCAATATTGACGAAATTAATAAAAGACATGATTTAGTCGACTATCTAATTGACCAAATCGAGTTAAGACAGATGTTGACTTCTGAATATTTACCCATGATTCCAGATATTCGTAGATTGACtaagaaattaaataaaagagGAAACTTAGAGGATGTCTTGAAAATTTACCAATTCAGTAAAAGAATACCAGAAATTGTTCAAGTTTTCACTTCGTTCTTGGAGGACGACAGCCCCACTGAACCAGTAAACGAACTGGTCCGCTCCGTTTGGCTAGCTCCTTTAAGCCACCACGTTGAACCTTTGTCCAAATTCGAAGAAATGGTTGAAACAACGGTTGATTTGGATGcttatgaagaaaataacgaATTTATGATTAAAGTTGAGTTTAATGAGGAATTAGGAAAGATAAGAAGTAAACTGGATACGTTGCGTGATGAAATTCATTCAATCCATCTTGATTCTGCTGAAGATCTAGGATTCGATCCGGACAAAAAACTGAAGTTGGAGAACCATCATCTGCATGGTTGGTGTATGAGGTTGACACGTAATGACGCCAAGGAGTTACGTAAACATAAGAAGTACATTGAGTTGTCGACAGTAAAAGCtggtatattttttagtacCAAACAATTAAAGTCAATCGCCAATGAAACcaatattcttcaaaaggaGTACGACAAGCAACAATCGGCTCTGGTTAGAGAAATTATAAATATTACATTAACGTACACAccagtttttgaaaaactatCCTTAGTCTTAGCGCATTTAGATGTGATTGCCTCTTTTGCTCATACTTCCTCGTATGCTCCTATACCATACATTAGACCCAAGTTGCATCCCATGGATTCGGAAAGAAGAACTCACCTAATAAGCTCCCGTCATCCAGTACTGGAAATGCAAGACGATATAAGCTTTATATCTAATGATGTCACATTAGAGAGTGGAAAGGGCGACTTTTTAATCATAACTGGACCAAACATGGGAGGTAAATCTACTTACATCAGACAGGTTGGTGTGATTTCTTTAATGGCCCAAATTGGTTGTTTCGTACCTTGtgaagaagctgaaataGCCATAGTAGATGCAATTCTTTGCAGGGTCGGGGCAGGAGATTCCCAATTGAAAGGTGTTTCCACATTTATGGTTGAAATATTGGAAACTGCTTCTATACTAAAGAATGCGAGTAAGAATTCTTTGATTATTGTAGATGAACTAGGGCGTGGTACTAGTACATATGATGGTTTTGGTCTAGCTTGGGCAATTGCTGAACATATCGCAAGTAAGATTGGATGTTTCGCTTTGTTTGCAACTCACTTTCATGAATTGACAGAATTGTCTGAAAAATTGCCCAATGTCAAGAATATGCATGTTGTTGCACATATcgagaaaaatttaaaagaacaaaaacatGACGATGAGGACATCACGTTGTTATACAAAGTTGAGCCTGGTATTTCAGATCAGTCTTTTGGTATTCATGTTGCAGAAGTTGTTCAATTTccagaaaaaattgttaaaATGGCTAAACGTAAAGCCAATGAATTGGACGATCTAAAAACtaataatgaagatttgaaaaaagctAAGCTATCATTACAGGAAGTTAACGAAGGTAATATTCGTTTGAAGGCTTTACTGAAAGAGTGGATTAGAAAAGTGAAGGAGGAGGGTTTACATGACCCAAGCAAAATTACTGAAGAAGCTTCCCAGCATAAAATACAAGAGCTATTGCGTGCTATAGCAAATGAAccagaaaaggaaaacgaTAATTACCtgaaatatataaaagCCTTGTTGTTATAA
- the HAL9 gene encoding Hal9p (Transcription factor containing a zinc finger; overexpression increases salt tolerance through increased expression of the ENA1 (Na+/Li+ extrusion pump) gene while gene disruption decreases both salt tolerance and ENA1 expression; HAL9 has a paralog, TBS1, that arose from the whole genome duplication) produces the protein MENQGGDYSPNGFSNSASNMNAVFNNEITGRSDISNVNHQTGTPRLVPETQIWSMPVPDQLMTMPNRENTLMTGSTIGPNIPMNVAYPNTIYSPTEHQSQFQTQQNRDISTMMEHTNSNDMSGSGKNLKKRVSKACDHCRKRKIRCDEVDQQTKKCSNCIKFQLPCTFKHRDEILKKKRKLEIKHHATPGESLQTSNSISNPVASSSVPNSGRFELLNGNSPLESNIIDKVSNIQNNLNKKMNSKIEKLDRKMSYIIDSVARLEWLLDKAVKKQEGKYKEKNNLPKPARKIYSTALLTAQKLYWFKQSLGVKASNEEFLSPISEILSISLKWYATQMKKFMDLSSPAFFSSEIILYSLPPKKQAKRLLENFHATLLSSVTGIISLKECLDLAEKYYSESGEKLTYPEHLLLNVCLCSGASATQSIIRGDSKFLRKDRYDPTSQELKKIENVALLNAMYYYHKLSTICSGTRTLQALLLLNRYFQLTYDTELANCILGTAIRLAVDMELNRKSSYKSLDFEEAIRRRRMWWHCFCTDKLYSLMLSRPPIVGERDMDMLTDQNYYEVIKTNILPDLIDKKEDLDKITDVNSALNVVVNFCQHISLFISYYVSKLVSIESKIYSTCFAVRSTLDLSFDAMLDKIKDLNDSLNNWRDNLHVSMKLKSYKQYLSVLYAQKSQENPALSFEIACSRVLNCHFRALYSKVILSMMTTSLLIDNERLYKGSRHDIPQLFILFSSQYLNASKEMLQLFQGINYQAHMYNEVMYQFSTAMFVLFFYVVDNMNDLKKKGEVKEIIDILKKSYDRLVGENDEQLLFDNVKWNTLIVFYSHFLKYVLQRYHALNDSTSIFDSKPYDETITKVIMHSRKIKDETVDQLIMSLKSYGSLHSLQKGNEADLADDGLNTNDISSEDFAEEAPINLFGELSVEILKLLKSHSPISNFGDLSPSSNRKGISDDSSLYPIRSDLTSLVYPIHSSDTGDTLSSGLETPENSNFNSDSGIKEDFEAFRALLPLGKLIYDRDYSFVNTFRDYE, from the coding sequence ATGGAAAATCAAGGTGGAGATTACAGCCCAAATGGGTTTTCAAACTCAGCAAGCAATATGAATGCGGTTTTTAACAATGAAATCACCGGTAGAAGTGACATTTCAAATGTAAACCATCAAACTGGTACCCCACGTCTGGTTCCTGAAACTCAAATATGGTCGATGCCTGTGCCAGATCAACTGATGACGATGCCTAACAGAGAAAACACCCTTATGACAGGTAGTACAATAGGTCCAAATATCCCCATGAATGTGGCTTATCCCAATACAATATACTCGCCAACAGAGCATCAGTCGCAATTTCAGACACAACAGAACCGTGACATCAGCACGATGATGGAACACACTAACAGTAATGATATGAGCGGCTCTGGTAAAAATCTCAAGAAACGTGTATCAAAGGCCTGTGACCATTgccgaaaaagaaaaatcagATGTGATGAAGTGGACCAGCAGACcaaaaaatgttcaaaCTGTATTAAGTTTCAGTTGCCTTGCACTTTCAAACATCGTGATGAGATTcttaagaagaaaagaaaattagaAATCAAACATCATGCAACACCAGGGGAATCACTTCAAACCTCAAATAGTATTAGCAATCCTGTAGCGTCTTCTTCAGTACCGAACAGTGGAAGGTTTGAACTTTTAAACGGTAATTCCCCCTTAGAAAGCAATATCATCGATAAAGTCTCcaatattcaaaataatcttaacaaaaaaatgaattcaaagattgaaaaattggataGAAAAATGTCTTACATTATTGACAGTGTGGCTAGACTTGAGTGGTTATTGGACAAGGCTGTTAAAAAGCAGGAAGGCAAATACaaggaaaagaacaatttgCCCAAACCAGCGAGAAAAATATACTCTACGGCACTTTTAACTGCTCAAAAACTCTATTGGTTCAAACAAAGTTTAGGAGTGAAAGCGTCCAATGAGGAGTTTCTTTCTCCAATCAGCGAAATATTAAGCATATCTTTAAAATGGTATGCAActcaaatgaaaaaatttatgGATTTGTCATCTCCGGCTTTCTTCTCCAGcgaaataatattatactCATTACCTCCGAAAAAGCAAGCAAAGAGACTTCTTGAGAATTTTCATGCTACCTTATTATCCTCTGTAACTGGTATAATATCGTTAAAAGAATGTCTAGACTTAGCAGAAAAGTACTACAGCGAAAGCGGCGAAAAACTCACATATCCTGAacatttattattaaacGTGTGTCTCTGCTCGGGTGCATCTGCCACTCAATCAATTATAAGAGGTGATTCAAAGTTTCTAAGGAAAGATAGATATGATCCAACCTCCCAAgagttaaaaaaaatcgaaaacGTTGCCTTACTAAATGCCatgtattattatcataAGCTGTCCACCATCTGTTCAGGTACAAGAACACTACAAGCTTTATTACTACTGAACCGATATTTTCAACTTACCTACGATACTGAACTAGCAAATTGTATTTTAGGAACCGCGATTAGATTGGCGGTTGACATGGAATTAAATAGAAAATCCTCTTACAAGTCACTAGACTTTGAAGAAGCCAtaaggagaagaagaatgtGGTGGCATTGTTTTTGTACAGATAAACTATATTCTTTAATGTTATCCAGACCCCCTATTGTGGGGGAACGCGATATGGATATGCTAACAGATCAAAATTATTATGAAGTGATAAAAACTAATATTCTACCTGATCTTATTgataaaaaggaagatCTCGATAAAATTACTGATGTCAACTCTGCATTGAATGTAGttgtaaatttttgtcaGCACATATCCCTTTTCATATCATATtatgtttcaaaattggtTAGTATTGAGAGTAAAATATACTCTACTTGTTTTGCTGTCAGAAGTACTCTAGATCTTTCATTCGATGCCATGCTTgataaaatcaaagatCTCAATGATTCTTTGAACAATTGGAGAGACAACTTGCACGTAAGTATGAAACTAAAAAGTTATAAACAGTATTTATCGGTACTTTACGCTCAAAAATCCCAAGAAAATCCGGCTTTAAGTTTTGAGATTGCATGCTCTCGTGTTTTGAATTGTCATTTTAGGGCGCTATATTCTAAAGTGATTTTGAGCATGATGACTACATCCTTATTGATTGATAACGAACGCCTATACAAAGGTTCTCGCCATGATATTCCTCAGCtattcattcttttttcaagtcaATACTTAAACGCCAGTAAAGAAATGTTACAGCTGTTTCAAGGCATCAATTACCAGGCGCATATGTATAACGAGGTTATGTATCAGTTCTCTACTGCTATGTTTGTTCTCTTCTTTTACGTTGTGGATAATATGAACGatctaaaaaagaaaggtgAGGTAAAAGAGATCATCGATATCCTAAAAAAATCTTATGATCGATTAGTGGGAGAAAATGATGAGCAGTTACTGTTTGACAATGTCAAATGGAACACTTTGATTGTGTTCTACAGCCACTTTTTGAAATACGTTTTGCAACGTTATCATGCTTTGAACGATTCTACGTCAATATTTGATTCTAAACCTTATGATGAAACGATAACGAAAGTTATTATGCATTCaagaaagataaaagatGAAACAGTCGATCAACTAATTATGAGTCTAAAATCATATGGTTCTCTCCATTCTTTACAAAAGGGCAACGAAGCCGATCTCGCCGATGATGGACTGAATACGAATGATATTTCTTCAGAAGACTTTGCGGAGGAAGCACCAATAAACTTATTTGGAGAGTTATCAGTCGAAATTTTAAAACTATTAAAATCTCACTCCCCCATCTCAAATTTTGGAGACCTATCGCCATCTTCAAATAGGAAAGGAATATCTGATGACTCATCTTTGTACCCAATTCGTTCGGACCTAACATCTCTTGTTTATCCCATCCATAGTTCTGATACCGGAGATACTCTTTCCAGTGGTCTAGAGACCCCTGAAAATTCTAATTTTAATAGTGACAGTGGAATAAAGGAAGATTTCGAAGCTTTTAGAGCCTTATTGCCTTTAGGAAAATTGATCTATGACAGAGATTATTCTTTCGTGAACACTTTTAGGGATTATGAATAA
- the MPD2 gene encoding protein disulfide isomerase MPD2 (Member of the protein disulfide isomerase (PDI) family; exhibits chaperone activity; overexpression suppresses the lethality of a pdi1 deletion but does not complement all Pdi1p functions; undergoes oxidation by Ero1p) — MKLHGFLFSVLSTCVVILPALAYSEAVTMVKSIEQYFDICNRNDSYTMIKYYTSWCQHCKTLAPVYEELGELYAKKANKDDTPINFLEVNCEFFGPTLCTDLPGFPIIELVKPRTKPLVLPKLDWSSMKFHERLWQRIKTWFNNPKYQLDTSRVVRFEGSRNLKSLSNFIDTVRSKDTEERFIEHIFDDSRNCNEELRSQQLLCKAGKEYYSDTLSKLYGDVNGLEKERRRLEALIKQNGDDLSKEVKEKLKIIRLQLSLLSHIEDQLEDTSSHDEL; from the coding sequence ATGAAATTGCACggctttttattttccgTATTATCAACATGCGTCGTCATTTTACCAGCGTTGGCCTACAGTGAAGCTGTCACGATGGTCAAGTCGATTGAGCAGTACTTCGATATCTGCAATAGGAATGATTCTTACACAATGATAAAATACTACACTTCTTGGTGCCAACATTGTAAAACTCTGGCCCCAGTATACGAAGAGCTTGGTGAGCTATACGCCAAAAAAGCTAATAAAGATGATACCCCAATTAACTTCCTTGAAGTTAACTGTGAATTCTTCGGGCCAACTTTATGTACCGACTTGCCTGGATTTCCAATAATTGAACTGGTCAAACCTCGTACTAAGCCCTTAGTTCTTCCGAAGCTCGATTGGTCGTCTATGAAATTTCATGAAAGACTATGGCAAAGAATCAAGACGTGGTTCAACAATCCTAAGTACCAACTGGATACGTCTAGGGTTGTTCGTTTTGAAGGGAGTAGGAACCTAAAGAGTTTAAGCAACTTTATCGATACTGTAAGAAGTAAAGATACAGAAGAAAGATTCATAGAACATATTTTCGATGATTCTAGGAATTGCAATGAAGAATTACGTTCTCAACAGCTTCTGTGTAAAGCTGGTAAAGAATACTACTCTGATACTTTATCTAAATTATACGGTGACGTGAATGGGctggaaaaggaaaggcGAAGACTAGAAGCTTTAATTAAGCAAAATGGAGATGACTTGAGTAAAgaagttaaagaaaaactgaaaatCATTCGTCTACAATTGAGCCTATTATCACACATAGAAGACCAGTTAGAAGATACCAGTAGTCATGACGAGCTTTGA